In the Theobroma cacao cultivar B97-61/B2 chromosome 1, Criollo_cocoa_genome_V2, whole genome shotgun sequence genome, one interval contains:
- the LOC18611510 gene encoding homeobox-leucine zipper protein ATHB-6, which produces MKRLGSSDSLGALMSICPTTDEHSPRNNHIYSREFQSMLDGLDEEGCVEESGHVAEKKRRLSVDQVKALEKNFEVENKLEPERKVKLAQELGLQPRQVAVWFQNRRARWKTKQLERDYGLLKTSYETLKVNYDTLQHDNEALLKEIRELKAKLNGESTESNLSVKEEVIVHETDNKTLEQSEPPPVSSLVTSSDPAELNYESFNNSIGSVGATLFPDLKDGSSDSDSSAILNEDNNNCSPNNAAISSSGVLQSQQHLLMSPTTTSSLNFNSSSSSPSSMNCFQFSKSTYQPCHQYVKMEEHNFFSADEACNFFSDEQAPSLHWYSPEQWN; this is translated from the exons ATGAAGAGACTTGGCAGCTCAGATTCCTTGGGTGCTTTGATGTCCATCTGCCCAACCACAG ATGAACATAGTCCAAGAAACAACCATATTTACAGTAGAGAGTTTCAGTCCATGTTAGATGGCTTAGATGAAGAAGGCTGTGTGGAAGAATCAGGCCATGTTGCTGAGAAGAAGAGGCGGTTAAGTGTAGATCAAGTTAAGGCCTTGGAGAAGAATTTTGAGGTTGAAAACAAACTGGAACCGGAGAGGAAAGTGAAACTAGCTCAAGAACTTGGCTTGCAACCTAGACAAGTTGCTGTCTGGTTCCAAAACCGCCGTGCTAGATGGAAGACCAAGCAATTGGAAAGGGATTATGGCCTTCTCAAAACCAGTTATGAAACTCTTAAGGTCAATTATGATACCCTCCAGCATGACAATGAAGCTCTTCTCAAGGAG ATAAGAGAGCTGAAGGCAAAGCTGAATGGAGAGAGCACAGAGAGCAATCTTTCTGTGAAGGAGGAGGTGATTGTGCATGAAACTGATAATAAAACACTTGAACAAAGTGAACCGCCTCCGGTTTCCTCTCTGGTTACCTCATCAGACCCAGCAGAACTGAACTACGAGAGCTTCAACAACAGCATTGGATCAGTTGGCGCCACCCTTTTCCCAGACTTGAAAGATGGGTCATCAGATAGTGACTCGAGCGCTATCTTGAATGAAGACAACAACAACTGCAGCCCCAACAACGCGGCTATTTCTTCATCTGGGGTCCTACAAAGCCAACAACATCTTCTGATGTCACCAACGACAACCTCTTCACTCAATTTCAACTCATCTTCTTCCTCACCATCCTCCATGAATTGCTTCCAGTTCTCAAAATCAACCTATCAACCATGCCACCAATATGTGAAGATGGAAGAGCACAATTTCTTCAGTGCAGACGAAGCTTGCAATTTCTTTTCGGATGAGCAAGCTCCAAGTCTTCATTGGTATTCTCCTGAACAATGGAACTAA
- the LOC18611508 gene encoding bifunctional riboflavin biosynthesis protein RIBA 1, chloroplastic isoform X1, with the protein MASINLKFSSMALARFQGYNGSNPINTANGCQPVLFSSIWTRKLGLSFKGAGKVSAALVSGEGDVLSYPNSNGAVTGKTGFVNGLVDQPTGIEIQPDAIGFGTLAAEITPMTRGFSSDEYDLDHPTEGFASIPEAIEDIRQGKLVIVVDDEDRENEGDLIMAAPLVTPEAMAFIVKHGTGIVCVSMKAEDLERLELPLMVTQKENEEKLCTAFTVSVDAKHGTTTGVSARDRATTVLALASKESNPEDFNRPGHIFPLKYREGGVLKRAGHTEASVDLAVLAGLEPVAVLCEIVDDDGSMARLPKLREFAQAEKLKIISIADLIRYRRKRDRLVELAAAALIPTMWGPFKAYCYRSLLDGIEHIAMVKGEIGDGQDILVRVHSECLTGDIFGSARCDCGNQLALAMKQIEAAGQGVLVYLRGHEGRGIGLGHKLRAYNLQDDGRDTVEANEELGLPVDSREYGIGAQILRDLGVHTMRLMTNNPAKYIGLKGYGLAIAGRVPLLTPITKQNKRYLQTKRAKMGHIYGSDINSTSNTSSNDIFET; encoded by the exons ATGGCTTCCATCAATCTCAAATTTTCCTCAATGGCTCTCGCCCGTTTCCA AGGGTACAATGGTTCGAATCCTATTAATACAGCAAATGGGTGCCAGCCTGTTTTGTTTTCTAGCATTTGGACTAGAAAGCTGGGTTTGAGTTTCAAGGGTGCTGGTAAAGTTAGCGCTGCATTGGTATCTGGAGAAGGGGATGTCCTATCTTATCCTAATAGTAATGGAGCTGTTACTGGGAAAACTGGTTTTGTCAATGGACTTGTTGACCAGCCAACTGGGATTGAGATACAACCTGATGCTATAGGTTTTGGAACACTTGCGGCTGAAATAACTCCTATGACTAGAGGCTTCTCTTCTGATGAATACGACCTGGATCATCCTACAGAAGGATTTGCTTCCATCCCGGAAGCCATTGAAGATATTCGTCAAGGAAAG TTAGTGATTGTTGTAGATgatgaagatagagaaaatgagGGTGATCTGATAATGGCAGCGCCATTGGTAACACCTGAGGCCATGGCCTTTATTGTCAAGCATGGAACTGGAATTGTTTGTGTGAGCATGAAAGCTGAAGACTTGGAGAGGTTGGAACTACCATTAATGGTGACCCAGAAGGAGAATGAGGAAAAACTTTGTACAGCATTCACTGTATCAGTG GATGCAAAGCATGGTACAACAACAGGTGTCTCTGCTCGTGATAGAGCTACAACAGTGCTGGCTTTGGCATCGAAAGAGTCAAATCCTGAAGATTTCAATCGCCCAGGTcatatttttcctttgaagTACAGGGAGGGAGGGGTTCTGAAAAGAGCTGGGCACACTGAAGCTTCTGTTGATCTTGCTGTATTAGCTGGGCTAGAACCTGTTGCAGTTTTATGTGAGATTGTGGATGATGATGGTTCCATGGCTAGGTTGCCAAAGCTTCGTGAATTTGCACAGGCAGAAAAACTGAAGATTATTTCTATTGCTGATCTAATCAG ATATAGGAGGAAAAGAGATAGGCTGGTGGAGCTGGCTGCTGCTGCACTGATACCCACAATGTGGGGCCCATTTAAAGCATACTGTTATAGGTCATTGCTAGATGGGATTGAGCACATTGCGATGGTTAAA GGTGAAATTGGCGATGGGCAAGATATTCTTGTGAGGGTACATTCTGAGTGCCTCACTGGTGACATATTTGGGTCAGCCAGATGTGATTGTGGGAACCAGCTGGCACTAGCAATGAAGCAAATTGAGGCGGCTGGGCAGGGTGTATTGGTGTATCTTCGTGGACATGAAGGTAGAGGCATTGGTTTGGGCCACAAGCTCCGTGCTTACAACCTACAAGATGATGGACGTGATACAGTTGAGGCCAATGAGGAGCTTGGGTTACCTGTTGATTCTCGAGAATATGGTATTGGTGCACAG ATACTACGGGATCTGGGTGTTCATACAATGAGGCTGATGACAAACAATCCTGCTAAGTATATTGGGCTTAAAGGTTATGGTTTGGCCATTGCAGGCAGGGTTCCATTATTGACCCCAATAACGAAGCAGAACAAAAGATACTTGCAGACAAAACGTGCAAAAATGGGGCATATTTATGGTTCAGATATTAATTCGACCAGTAACACCTCCTCTAATGACATATTCGAGACATAA
- the LOC18611508 gene encoding bifunctional riboflavin biosynthesis protein RIBA 1, chloroplastic isoform X2: protein MTRGFSSDEYDLDHPTEGFASIPEAIEDIRQGKLVIVVDDEDRENEGDLIMAAPLVTPEAMAFIVKHGTGIVCVSMKAEDLERLELPLMVTQKENEEKLCTAFTVSVDAKHGTTTGVSARDRATTVLALASKESNPEDFNRPGHIFPLKYREGGVLKRAGHTEASVDLAVLAGLEPVAVLCEIVDDDGSMARLPKLREFAQAEKLKIISIADLIRYRRKRDRLVELAAAALIPTMWGPFKAYCYRSLLDGIEHIAMVKGEIGDGQDILVRVHSECLTGDIFGSARCDCGNQLALAMKQIEAAGQGVLVYLRGHEGRGIGLGHKLRAYNLQDDGRDTVEANEELGLPVDSREYGIGAQILRDLGVHTMRLMTNNPAKYIGLKGYGLAIAGRVPLLTPITKQNKRYLQTKRAKMGHIYGSDINSTSNTSSNDIFET from the exons ATGACTAGAGGCTTCTCTTCTGATGAATACGACCTGGATCATCCTACAGAAGGATTTGCTTCCATCCCGGAAGCCATTGAAGATATTCGTCAAGGAAAG TTAGTGATTGTTGTAGATgatgaagatagagaaaatgagGGTGATCTGATAATGGCAGCGCCATTGGTAACACCTGAGGCCATGGCCTTTATTGTCAAGCATGGAACTGGAATTGTTTGTGTGAGCATGAAAGCTGAAGACTTGGAGAGGTTGGAACTACCATTAATGGTGACCCAGAAGGAGAATGAGGAAAAACTTTGTACAGCATTCACTGTATCAGTG GATGCAAAGCATGGTACAACAACAGGTGTCTCTGCTCGTGATAGAGCTACAACAGTGCTGGCTTTGGCATCGAAAGAGTCAAATCCTGAAGATTTCAATCGCCCAGGTcatatttttcctttgaagTACAGGGAGGGAGGGGTTCTGAAAAGAGCTGGGCACACTGAAGCTTCTGTTGATCTTGCTGTATTAGCTGGGCTAGAACCTGTTGCAGTTTTATGTGAGATTGTGGATGATGATGGTTCCATGGCTAGGTTGCCAAAGCTTCGTGAATTTGCACAGGCAGAAAAACTGAAGATTATTTCTATTGCTGATCTAATCAG ATATAGGAGGAAAAGAGATAGGCTGGTGGAGCTGGCTGCTGCTGCACTGATACCCACAATGTGGGGCCCATTTAAAGCATACTGTTATAGGTCATTGCTAGATGGGATTGAGCACATTGCGATGGTTAAA GGTGAAATTGGCGATGGGCAAGATATTCTTGTGAGGGTACATTCTGAGTGCCTCACTGGTGACATATTTGGGTCAGCCAGATGTGATTGTGGGAACCAGCTGGCACTAGCAATGAAGCAAATTGAGGCGGCTGGGCAGGGTGTATTGGTGTATCTTCGTGGACATGAAGGTAGAGGCATTGGTTTGGGCCACAAGCTCCGTGCTTACAACCTACAAGATGATGGACGTGATACAGTTGAGGCCAATGAGGAGCTTGGGTTACCTGTTGATTCTCGAGAATATGGTATTGGTGCACAG ATACTACGGGATCTGGGTGTTCATACAATGAGGCTGATGACAAACAATCCTGCTAAGTATATTGGGCTTAAAGGTTATGGTTTGGCCATTGCAGGCAGGGTTCCATTATTGACCCCAATAACGAAGCAGAACAAAAGATACTTGCAGACAAAACGTGCAAAAATGGGGCATATTTATGGTTCAGATATTAATTCGACCAGTAACACCTCCTCTAATGACATATTCGAGACATAA